One region of Gilliamella sp. ESL0405 genomic DNA includes:
- a CDS encoding DUF4311 domain-containing protein produces MEILIIAFKSIIIGGLCGLGVGAGAARMFHAPTYQGMGAFRTLGELNACEGDPAAHFSFGLGFFFNAWASSVAAGSFTQDVDHRIIPNWGAALLMIKNRNLGETLHDPKKMAIACAIIGMIVVLFLNTTTSVIPDSLKITATKVLVPAANLLVATVMPVIFWLAALDAGRRSGFWGTLFGGLAQLIMGNAVPGLVLGILIGKGVDDSGWNRMMKIMLIAVILLFVMSGYFRGFDMKMINAFSDGLSYWFK; encoded by the coding sequence ATGGAAATTCTCATCATTGCATTTAAGTCAATCATTATTGGTGGACTTTGTGGTTTAGGGGTTGGAGCCGGGGCGGCAAGGATGTTTCACGCCCCAACTTATCAAGGTATGGGGGCATTTCGGACATTGGGTGAGCTCAACGCTTGTGAAGGCGATCCGGCTGCGCACTTTTCATTTGGTTTAGGGTTCTTTTTTAATGCCTGGGCATCATCCGTTGCCGCAGGTTCGTTTACCCAAGATGTTGATCATCGCATTATTCCAAACTGGGGCGCCGCTTTATTGATGATTAAAAATCGTAATCTTGGCGAAACGTTGCATGATCCTAAAAAAATGGCCATTGCCTGCGCAATCATCGGCATGATAGTGGTGCTGTTTTTAAATACAACAACATCGGTTATTCCCGATTCGTTAAAGATAACTGCTACAAAAGTTCTTGTGCCTGCTGCCAATTTGCTAGTCGCAACAGTGATGCCGGTTATTTTCTGGCTGGCAGCTTTAGATGCAGGGCGACGTAGTGGATTTTGGGGAACATTATTTGGTGGTCTGGCACAGTTAATTATGGGCAATGCCGTTCCCGGTCTGGTGTTAGGCATACTTATCGGTAAAGGTGTCGATGATAGTGGTTGGAATCGAATGATGAAAATTATGTTAATTGCTGTCATTTTGCTATTTGTGATGAGTGGCTACTTCCGGGGCTTTGATATGAAGATGATAAACGCATTTAGCGACGGTTTATCTTATTGGTTTAAATAA
- a CDS encoding DUF4312 family protein yields the protein MKQNQQQIVRVSGQGDSKQRAFANALSQVQKQVLKNSSNMMLRIEPLNIRIVSAIKKITTERFLFIFLPRKKAIYDITLDVAVDVCFVDLSHIEFTSQ from the coding sequence ATGAAACAAAATCAACAGCAAATAGTAAGAGTAAGTGGTCAAGGTGATTCTAAGCAACGTGCATTTGCTAATGCATTAAGTCAGGTACAAAAACAGGTGCTTAAAAATTCATCCAATATGATGTTGCGTATAGAGCCGCTGAATATTCGAATCGTATCAGCAATAAAGAAGATCACCACTGAACGATTTTTATTTATCTTTTTACCCAGAAAAAAGGCCATTTATGACATTACACTCGATGTGGCTGTTGATGTTTGTTTTGTTGATTTAAGTCATATTGAATTTACTTCTCAATAA
- a CDS encoding glycine-rich SFCGS family protein: MAQVIIVIGDRMGKGQKIAQGINSVEGCQAIVIPGMAADMKLGDVMNQENADLGLSFCGSGGAGAITAQNKYGYTQRHGMRSIEEGETAINDGCKVLGFGFMDTEELGQRIAKAFLKKNPRE, from the coding sequence ATGGCTCAAGTGATCATTGTAATAGGCGATCGAATGGGAAAAGGACAAAAAATTGCCCAAGGCATTAATTCGGTAGAAGGCTGCCAAGCAATTGTGATCCCCGGTATGGCAGCCGATATGAAATTGGGAGATGTGATGAATCAAGAAAATGCCGATTTAGGTCTTTCATTTTGTGGTAGTGGTGGGGCTGGCGCAATTACCGCCCAAAATAAATATGGTTATACCCAACGTCATGGAATGCGTTCGATTGAAGAAGGAGAAACGGCAATCAATGATGGCTGTAAAGTGCTGGGTTTTGGTTTTATGGATACCGAAGAATTAGGGCAACGTATCGCCAAAGCATTTTTGAAAAAAAATCCTCGTGAGTAA
- a CDS encoding PRD domain-containing protein codes for MTQIKFRMIEDDLTLEEVTENTINIINTWLAEHQIVQNEVQKLMLYSHIKSMVQRAKTLEQLPELDLTLFDQLSEESLALAQKTVNLFDNLPIEEAYLLAIHYDVAKANESINKN; via the coding sequence ATGACTCAAATAAAATTTCGCATGATCGAAGATGATCTGACGCTTGAAGAGGTGACAGAAAACACAATCAACATTATTAATACTTGGTTAGCTGAGCATCAAATTGTACAAAATGAGGTGCAAAAATTGATGCTCTATTCCCATATTAAATCCATGGTTCAACGGGCTAAAACTTTAGAACAATTACCTGAACTCGATCTCACTTTATTTGACCAACTATCTGAAGAGTCCTTAGCGTTAGCGCAAAAAACAGTAAATTTATTCGATAATTTACCAATAGAAGAAGCATATTTATTGGCTATTCACTATGACGTAGCCAAAGCAAATGAATCGATAAACAAAAATTAA
- a CDS encoding YgcG family protein — protein sequence MKRCFLSSLLLIFSWFCYGLTDIPEFAHRVIDTTHTLTDSQKESLESSLIDFEKPRSDGAQIAVLMIAKLDNETVEQYADRVFIQWKIGRKGQDNGILLLIVKDDKRMRIEVGYGLEGTITDLVASKIIREQLAPQFRQNNYYQGINNALSVLKQEIDNPTPKSEDNEQGSNLLSSEDFTSMLSNYALVSFFICLTLANLFYRKDKTKRCLYTGLFNALSVGGFTLWHMRDIFMIVFIMFVVFILSTIASRIVTPGAGGGGNHRGGGGFGGSSGGFGGGGGFSGGGGGRSGGGGASGSW from the coding sequence ATGAAAAGATGTTTTCTAAGTAGTTTATTGTTAATATTCAGTTGGTTTTGTTATGGTCTAACCGACATCCCGGAATTTGCACACCGTGTTATCGATACGACTCATACTTTAACCGATTCTCAAAAAGAGTCATTAGAATCAAGTCTAATTGACTTTGAAAAGCCTCGAAGCGATGGTGCCCAAATAGCGGTTTTAATGATTGCCAAACTGGATAATGAAACGGTAGAACAATACGCAGATAGAGTCTTTATTCAATGGAAAATCGGTCGAAAAGGACAAGACAATGGTATTTTATTACTTATTGTAAAAGATGATAAACGTATGCGAATTGAAGTTGGCTATGGGCTTGAAGGAACTATTACCGACTTAGTGGCCAGTAAAATTATTCGTGAACAATTAGCGCCACAATTTCGACAAAATAACTATTATCAAGGTATTAATAATGCCTTATCTGTACTGAAACAAGAAATTGATAATCCTACCCCGAAAAGTGAAGATAACGAACAAGGCTCTAACTTGTTATCATCAGAAGATTTTACTTCCATGTTGAGTAATTATGCGCTGGTGTCATTTTTTATCTGCCTTACACTTGCTAACTTATTTTATCGTAAAGATAAAACTAAACGATGTTTATATACAGGTTTATTTAACGCACTATCTGTTGGTGGATTCACCCTTTGGCATATGCGCGATATATTTATGATAGTATTTATCATGTTTGTGGTATTTATTTTGAGTACCATTGCCAGCCGCATTGTCACTCCCGGAGCAGGCGGAGGAGGAAATCATCGAGGAGGAGGCGGTTTTGGTGGTTCTAGCGGTGGCTTCGGCGGAGGTGGCGGCTTTAGCGGCGGCGGTGGTGGTCGCAGTGGTGGCGGTGGCGCTTCCGGTAGCTGGTAA
- a CDS encoding YgcG family protein → MKRYFLSSLLLIFSCFCYGLTDIPEFAHRVIDTTHTLTDSQKESLESSLIGFEKPRTDGAQIAVLMIPKLDDETVEQYADRVFIQWKIGRKGQDNGILLLIVKDDKLMRIEVGYGLEGTITDLVASKIIREQLAPQFRQNNYYQGIDNALSVLKQKIDNPTPKCEDNEQGLRIEQLFTENFAYYALVSFVICFILAKLLYRKDKTKQCFRTGLFNALSVAGYTLWHVEYILEIAFLMFVIMCVVFCLSTMASGFLTPGAGGGGNSRGGSGGFGGSSGGSRGGGFSGGGGGRSGGGGASGRW, encoded by the coding sequence ATGAAAAGATATTTTCTAAGTAGTTTATTGTTAATATTTAGTTGTTTTTGTTATGGGCTAACTGACATCCCGGAATTTGCACATCGTGTTATCGACACGACTCATACTTTAACCGATTCTCAAAAAGAGTCATTAGAATCAAGCCTAATTGGCTTTGAAAAGCCTCGAACAGATGGTGCCCAGATAGCGGTTTTAATGATTCCCAAACTTGATGATGAAACGGTAGAACAATACGCAGATAGAGTCTTTATTCAATGGAAAATCGGTCGAAAAGGACAAGACAATGGTATTTTATTACTTATTGTTAAAGATGATAAACTCATGCGAATTGAGGTTGGTTATGGGCTTGAAGGAACTATTACCGACTTAGTTGCCAGTAAAATCATTCGTGAGCAATTAGCACCACAATTTCGACAAAATAACTATTATCAGGGTATTGATAATGCCTTATCTGTGCTAAAACAAAAAATCGATAATCCTACCCCGAAATGTGAAGATAATGAACAAGGCCTTAGGATTGAACAGTTATTTACAGAAAACTTTGCTTATTATGCGCTGGTGTCATTCGTTATTTGTTTTATACTTGCCAAATTATTGTATCGTAAAGATAAAACCAAACAATGTTTTCGTACTGGTTTATTTAACGCATTATCTGTTGCTGGATACACTCTTTGGCATGTGGAATATATACTTGAGATAGCATTTTTGATGTTTGTTATAATGTGTGTCGTATTTTGTTTAAGTACCATGGCTAGCGGCTTTTTAACTCCCGGAGCTGGCGGAGGAGGAAATAGTCGCGGAGGAAGTGGCGGTTTTGGTGGTTCTAGCGGTGGCTCCCGAGGTGGCGGATTTAGTGGTGGAGGTGGTGGCCGCAGTGGTGGTGGCGGTGCATCCGGTCGTTGGTAA
- a CDS encoding YgcG family protein yields MKRYVLLSMLLMLSWFSYGLTEIPAFNSHIIDATNTLSASQVNSLESSLIQFEHSRTDGAQIAVLMIAKLDNETIEQYAQRVFNQWKIGKKDLDNGILLLVAKDDRQMRIEVGYGLEGTITDLFASKIIREQLAPQFRQNNYYQGIDNALSVLKQEIDNPTPKSEDNEQGSNLNIGWLFTENFAYYALVSFFLCLILANLFYRKDKTKQCLCASLFNALSVGGLTFWHVRNLHIIIVYIMFVVFILSTIASHYLIRRAGRRRGRRNNRGRSDYFGGSSGGGRSSGGGRRGGGGGGFSGGGGGRSGGGGASGSW; encoded by the coding sequence ATGAAAAGATATGTTTTATTGAGTATGTTGTTAATGTTGAGTTGGTTTAGTTATGGTTTGACTGAAATTCCTGCGTTTAATAGCCATATTATCGATGCAACCAATACCTTAAGTGCATCGCAAGTCAATTCTTTAGAATCGAGCCTAATTCAATTTGAACACTCGAGGACTGATGGCGCACAAATAGCCGTTTTGATGATCGCAAAACTCGACAATGAAACCATAGAACAGTATGCGCAGAGAGTTTTTAACCAATGGAAAATTGGTAAAAAAGATCTGGATAATGGTATTTTATTGTTAGTGGCAAAAGATGACCGACAAATGCGTATTGAAGTGGGCTATGGGCTTGAAGGAACTATTACTGACTTATTTGCCAGTAAAATTATTCGTGAACAATTAGCGCCACAATTTCGACAAAATAACTATTATCAAGGTATTGATAATGCCTTATCTGTGCTGAAACAAGAAATCGATAATCCTACCCCGAAAAGTGAAGATAACGAACAAGGCTCTAACCTTAACATTGGATGGTTATTTACAGAAAACTTTGCTTATTATGCGCTGGTGTCATTTTTTCTTTGTCTTATACTTGCTAACTTATTTTATCGTAAAGATAAAACCAAACAATGTTTATGTGCAAGTTTATTTAATGCACTATCTGTTGGTGGACTCACCTTTTGGCATGTGCGCAATCTACATATTATAATAGTATATATCATGTTTGTGGTATTTATTTTGAGTACCATTGCTAGCCACTATTTAATTCGCAGAGCTGGCAGAAGAAGAGGGCGAAGAAATAATCGCGGAAGAAGTGACTATTTTGGTGGTTCTAGCGGAGGCGGCAGAAGCAGTGGAGGCGGCAGAAGAGGCGGCGGAGGCGGCGGCTTTAGCGGCGGCGGTGGTGGTCGCAGTGGTGGCGGTGGCGCTTCCGGTAGCTGGTAA
- a CDS encoding LemA family protein has product MKSKLLLVVLVLVIIAAFFCFSRYNGIQTRDEGVAAAWSEVVNQYKRRADLTPNLVNAVKGYTTHEKEVLTQVTEARSKVGSIQINADQLTDPALFAKFQQAQSELSTALSHLIAVSENYPDLKASSLFQDLMSQLEGTENRIAVARGRYIQAVQSFNIYIRQIPNNWIAGFLGTGPKQQFTVDNEKEISNAPTVNFQ; this is encoded by the coding sequence ATGAAATCAAAATTATTATTAGTTGTTTTGGTGTTAGTTATTATTGCGGCATTTTTCTGCTTTAGCCGTTACAACGGTATCCAAACCCGTGACGAAGGCGTGGCTGCTGCGTGGTCAGAAGTCGTTAACCAATATAAACGTCGGGCAGATTTAACCCCAAATTTAGTTAATGCGGTTAAAGGTTATACCACACACGAAAAAGAAGTGTTAACTCAAGTGACCGAAGCAAGAAGTAAAGTTGGCTCAATTCAAATCAATGCTGATCAGCTAACCGATCCGGCTTTATTTGCCAAATTCCAACAAGCACAATCTGAATTAAGCACTGCTTTAAGTCACTTAATTGCTGTCAGTGAAAACTATCCGGATCTTAAAGCCAGTTCACTTTTTCAGGATCTGATGAGTCAGCTAGAAGGCACCGAAAATCGCATTGCTGTTGCCCGTGGACGATATATACAAGCAGTACAATCATTTAATATCTATATCCGCCAAATACCGAATAACTGGATAGCAGGCTTTTTAGGTACCGGGCCAAAACAACAATTTACGGTTGATAATGAAAAGGAAATTTCAAACGCACCCACTGTTAACTTTCAATAA
- a CDS encoding antibiotic biosynthesis monooxygenase yields MYIVMNRFKVKRGSEDTFIEIWRNRDSHLKEMKGFNRFYFLKGKTDANYTLFSSFAEWESKADFEAWVNSEQFKHTHRNTGNRPNNNDIYYEPAQLECFESVL; encoded by the coding sequence ATGTATATTGTCATGAATCGCTTTAAAGTAAAACGAGGTAGCGAAGATACTTTTATTGAAATATGGCGTAACCGTGATAGCCATTTAAAAGAGATGAAAGGATTTAATCGTTTTTATTTTTTAAAAGGGAAAACTGACGCAAATTATACGTTATTTTCATCATTTGCCGAGTGGGAATCGAAAGCCGATTTCGAAGCTTGGGTGAATTCTGAACAATTCAAACATACACATCGTAATACTGGCAATAGACCAAACAATAATGATATCTATTATGAGCCAGCGCAATTAGAATGCTTTGAAAGTGTATTGTAA
- the rpoC gene encoding DNA-directed RNA polymerase subunit beta' gives MKDLLKFLKAQTKTEDFDAIKIGLASPDMIRSWSFGEVKKPETINYRTFKPERDGLFCARIFGPVKDYECLCGKYKRLKHRGVICEKCGVEVTQAKVRRERMGHIELASPTAHIWFLKSLPSRIGLLLDMPLRDIERVLYFESFMVLDGGMTNLERGQILTEEQYLDALEEFGDEFDARMGAEAIQELLRNIDVQAECEALRDELATTNSETKRKKLTKRIKIIEAFIQSENKPEWMILNVLPVLPPDLRPLVPLDGGRFATSDLNDLYRRVINRNNRLKRLLDLAAPDIIVRNEKRMLQESVDALLDNGRRGRAITGSNKRPLKSLADMIKGKQGRFRQNLLGKRVDYSGRSVITVGPYLRLHQCGLPKKMALELFKPFIYGKLERRGYATTIKAAKKMVEREDAIVWDILDEVIREHPVLLNRAPTLHRLGIQAFEPILIEGKAIQLHPLVCAAFNADFDGDQMAVHVPLTLEAQLEARALMMSTNNILSPASGEPIIVPSQDVVLGLYYMTRDKINAKGEGMVLTGPKEAEKLYRLGLVELHAKVKVRITESHRNSVGEWEDTTSVIDTTVGRAILWLIMPKGMSFSVINQPLGKKAISRILNICYRQLGMKETVILADQVMYTGFAYAARSGVSVGIDDMEIPAKKLQIINEAEIEVAEIQEQFQSGLVTAGERYNKVIDIWAAANERVAKAMMDNLSTEKVINREGKEEVQSSFNSIYMMADSGARGSAAQIRQLAGMRGLMAKPDGSIIETPITANFREGLNVLQYFISTHGARKGLADTALKTANSGYLTRRLVDVAQDLVVIEDDCGTLEGVVMTPVIEGGDVKEPLRERVLGRVAAEDVLKPGSADILIPRNTLLDESYCDLLEAESVDSVKVRSVVSCDTDFGVCAKCYGRDLARGHLVNKGEAIGVIAAQSIGEPGTQLTMRTFHIGGAASRAAAESSVQVKNKGSIKLTNAKFVTNPDKKLVITSRNAELTIIDDLGRMKETYKVPYGSILTKGNGAAVDAGETVANWDPHTMPVISEAKGFVKFVDMVDGQTITRQTDELTGLSSIVILDVAERTGVGKDLRPAIKIVDAKGKDIYVAGTEMLAQYFLPGKALVQLEDGAEINVGDTLARIPQASVGTKDITGGLPRVADLFEARKPKEPAILAEIDGIISFGKETKGKRRLIITPLDGSEPYEEMIPKWRQLNVFEGEQVGRGDVISDGPESAHDILRLRGVNAVTRYIVNEVQEVYRLQGVKINDKHIEVIVRQMLRKATVIHPGGSRLLDGEQLEVSRLKIINRELEAQGKEPIVYLHDLLGITKASLTTESFISAASFQETTRVLTEAAVAGKNDELRGLKENVIVGRLIPAGTGYAYHKERLRKRAVPASDEIQTTVSAEEASANLAELLNSAEENQ, from the coding sequence GTGAAAGACTTACTAAAGTTTCTAAAAGCACAAACAAAAACAGAAGATTTTGATGCTATCAAGATAGGCCTTGCCTCTCCTGATATGATCCGTTCATGGTCTTTTGGTGAAGTGAAAAAACCTGAAACAATCAACTATCGTACGTTCAAACCGGAACGTGACGGATTGTTTTGTGCACGTATTTTTGGACCAGTAAAAGATTATGAATGTTTATGTGGAAAATATAAACGTTTAAAACACCGTGGTGTGATCTGTGAAAAATGTGGTGTTGAAGTTACTCAAGCCAAAGTACGTCGTGAGCGTATGGGGCATATTGAACTTGCATCGCCAACTGCACATATTTGGTTTTTAAAATCATTACCATCACGTATTGGTCTTTTATTAGATATGCCACTTCGTGACATTGAACGTGTGCTTTATTTTGAATCATTTATGGTTCTTGACGGCGGAATGACAAACTTAGAACGCGGTCAAATTTTAACAGAAGAACAGTATTTAGATGCGTTAGAAGAGTTTGGTGATGAATTCGATGCTCGTATGGGTGCCGAAGCAATTCAAGAATTATTACGTAATATCGATGTGCAAGCTGAATGTGAAGCACTACGTGATGAGCTTGCAACTACCAATTCTGAAACTAAACGTAAAAAACTGACTAAACGTATTAAGATTATTGAAGCATTCATTCAATCAGAAAATAAACCGGAATGGATGATCTTAAACGTATTACCTGTGTTGCCACCTGATTTACGTCCATTAGTACCACTAGACGGCGGACGTTTTGCAACATCAGATTTGAACGATCTATATCGTCGTGTGATTAACCGTAATAACCGTTTAAAACGTTTATTAGATTTGGCGGCGCCGGATATTATCGTACGTAACGAAAAACGTATGTTACAAGAATCTGTTGACGCATTACTTGATAATGGTCGTCGTGGTCGTGCAATTACCGGTTCTAACAAACGTCCATTAAAATCACTTGCCGATATGATTAAAGGTAAGCAAGGTCGTTTCCGTCAAAACTTATTAGGTAAACGTGTTGACTACTCAGGTCGTTCAGTAATCACTGTAGGTCCATACTTACGATTACATCAATGTGGTTTACCGAAGAAAATGGCACTTGAATTATTCAAACCATTTATTTACGGTAAATTAGAGCGTCGTGGTTATGCAACCACCATTAAAGCAGCCAAGAAAATGGTTGAACGTGAAGATGCAATTGTTTGGGATATCTTAGATGAAGTTATCCGTGAACATCCGGTACTACTAAACCGTGCTCCAACACTTCACCGATTAGGTATTCAAGCGTTTGAACCTATCTTGATTGAAGGTAAAGCGATTCAGTTACATCCATTGGTTTGTGCGGCATTCAATGCTGACTTCGATGGTGACCAAATGGCGGTGCATGTTCCATTGACGTTAGAAGCGCAATTAGAAGCGCGTGCGTTGATGATGTCAACTAACAATATTCTTTCACCTGCGAGTGGTGAGCCTATCATCGTTCCTTCTCAGGACGTGGTATTAGGTCTTTACTATATGACTCGTGATAAAATTAATGCTAAAGGTGAAGGCATGGTATTAACCGGACCTAAAGAAGCAGAAAAACTGTATCGTTTAGGTTTAGTTGAATTACATGCAAAAGTTAAAGTACGTATCACTGAAAGTCATCGTAATAGCGTTGGCGAATGGGAAGATACAACATCAGTTATTGATACCACTGTTGGCCGTGCTATTTTATGGTTAATCATGCCTAAAGGTATGAGTTTTTCAGTTATCAATCAGCCATTAGGTAAAAAAGCGATTTCACGTATTTTAAATATCTGTTATCGCCAACTAGGCATGAAAGAAACCGTTATTTTAGCTGACCAAGTGATGTACACAGGATTTGCTTATGCAGCACGTTCAGGTGTATCGGTTGGTATTGATGATATGGAAATTCCGGCCAAGAAATTACAAATCATCAATGAAGCTGAAATCGAAGTTGCTGAAATTCAAGAGCAGTTCCAATCAGGTTTAGTTACCGCTGGCGAACGCTATAACAAAGTTATCGATATCTGGGCGGCAGCCAATGAACGTGTTGCTAAAGCCATGATGGATAACTTATCAACGGAAAAAGTGATTAACCGTGAAGGTAAAGAAGAAGTTCAATCTTCTTTCAACAGCATCTATATGATGGCCGACTCAGGTGCTCGGGGTTCTGCGGCGCAGATTCGTCAGTTAGCTGGTATGCGTGGCTTGATGGCAAAACCGGATGGTTCTATCATCGAAACACCAATTACAGCAAACTTCCGTGAAGGGTTAAACGTACTACAGTACTTTATTTCTACCCATGGTGCACGTAAAGGTCTTGCTGATACGGCGTTAAAAACTGCGAACTCAGGTTACTTAACTCGTCGTTTAGTTGATGTGGCACAAGATTTAGTTGTTATCGAAGATGACTGTGGCACATTAGAAGGCGTAGTAATGACACCAGTTATCGAAGGTGGAGATGTTAAAGAGCCACTTCGTGAACGTGTTTTAGGTCGTGTAGCAGCTGAAGATGTATTAAAACCGGGTAGTGCAGATATCTTAATTCCACGTAACACATTACTTGATGAAAGTTATTGTGATTTACTGGAAGCAGAATCTGTTGATAGCGTAAAAGTTCGCTCTGTGGTTTCGTGTGATACTGATTTTGGTGTGTGTGCGAAATGTTATGGTCGTGACTTAGCCCGTGGTCACCTGGTAAATAAAGGTGAAGCAATCGGTGTTATCGCTGCTCAGTCAATCGGTGAGCCAGGTACACAGTTAACCATGCGTACGTTCCACATTGGTGGTGCGGCATCACGTGCGGCAGCAGAATCTAGTGTTCAGGTTAAAAATAAAGGTAGCATTAAATTAACCAATGCTAAATTTGTGACTAACCCGGATAAGAAACTGGTTATTACTTCTCGTAATGCTGAGTTAACCATTATTGATGATTTAGGTCGAATGAAAGAGACTTACAAAGTTCCTTATGGTTCGATTTTAACTAAAGGTAATGGCGCTGCGGTTGATGCGGGTGAAACAGTTGCAAACTGGGATCCGCATACAATGCCTGTTATCTCTGAAGCGAAAGGCTTTGTTAAATTTGTTGATATGGTTGATGGTCAAACTATTACCCGTCAAACCGACGAATTAACCGGGCTTTCATCTATTGTGATTTTAGATGTAGCAGAAAGAACAGGTGTCGGTAAAGATTTACGTCCAGCAATCAAAATTGTTGATGCTAAAGGTAAAGATATCTATGTTGCCGGCACTGAAATGCTTGCGCAATACTTCTTACCGGGTAAAGCATTAGTGCAGTTAGAAGACGGCGCTGAAATCAATGTCGGTGATACCCTTGCTCGTATTCCACAAGCATCGGTTGGTACTAAAGATATTACCGGTGGTTTACCACGTGTTGCTGACTTATTTGAAGCACGTAAACCAAAAGAACCGGCAATTCTTGCTGAAATCGACGGTATTATCTCGTTCGGTAAAGAGACCAAAGGTAAACGTCGCTTAATTATCACGCCATTAGATGGTAGTGAGCCGTATGAAGAGATGATTCCAAAATGGCGTCAACTTAACGTATTTGAAGGCGAACAAGTTGGCCGTGGTGATGTGATTTCTGACGGTCCTGAATCAGCGCATGATATTTTACGCTTACGTGGTGTAAATGCGGTGACACGTTACATCGTTAACGAAGTTCAAGAAGTTTATCGCCTACAAGGTGTAAAAATCAATGATAAACACATTGAAGTTATTGTTCGTCAGATGTTACGTAAAGCGACAGTTATTCATCCGGGCGGTTCTCGTCTACTTGACGGTGAACAACTTGAAGTTTCACGCTTGAAGATTATTAATCGTGAACTTGAAGCGCAAGGTAAAGAACCTATTGTTTACTTACACGATCTACTTGGTATTACTAAAGCATCATTAACAACTGAATCGTTTATTTCTGCGGCATCGTTCCAAGAAACGACTCGCGTATTAACCGAAGCAGCTGTTGCAGGTAAAAACGACGAATTACGTGGCTTGAAAGAAAACGTCATTGTTGGTCGATTGATTCCTGCTGGTACAGGTTATGCTTACCATAAAGAACGTTTACGTAAACGTGCAGTACCTGCAAGCGATGAAATTCAAACAACTGTTTCTGCTGAAGAAGCAAGCGCTAACTTAGCTGAATTACTTAATTCTGCAGAAGAAAACCAATAG